From Girardinichthys multiradiatus isolate DD_20200921_A chromosome 3, DD_fGirMul_XY1, whole genome shotgun sequence, the proteins below share one genomic window:
- the im:7147486 gene encoding zinc finger protein 865, with the protein MLGLQGNASAPKVYRCVACSETFTGLASLLVHQATHANTDSKNSTPPTRPNNSLQETQFANEVSAAEKSASPARLPESPASSFYICDCGDEFLDFHLMLEHKRSHVCQLQQPVVDNIALSGETGSDNFFPTQQTLFAPVIQTGLDLSSPSTSKSSGSEVPTSNALSRDMALEDDVAMATPPHGQRTPPQDVSVKPIEAVSTTAEPLPESEEDMDLEDNIDSVPHSERVENVQKNNILMKLLASAYQNCLPPPVSENESENKVVPKQEDIPVEITPVTKADMSPGNDLSIVQLRRLLAKPGIKTKAPPISRILESSKKRVVSLTKTLSPVVVLETRQKLMDPTCKGLYGRYQCGRCRKVFHNLDRLTEHHFLHKKERIKCCRRCKQLIIGRLPFSDNHVCPQISKNCLRPAKRLPNKSPFAPKIVPFHSLNNAKKVFFCPVCKNSYARRWNLKTHRCHGPASGVPRHIGPSFQRMFAMKSNLGAKTERVEDANGEFKSVAVGTEVKAHIKVEGTSSDSGLSTVSPLAWTPPAKRFPPFTLKTSMIDSLQDPSVASPEEADESWKIEELKGENGNEGQWTMPLDDEMQVLSSTDKPEDDSQLTQSGIVEHAEMAPHSLPFFFIEGVKRYPCNRCHKTYSKASTLRRHLRLCGIRPPGFETVAQTQAQSATTLNAGYVKPMFTCFVCGRAFNRKDNMMTHRKRCQLKRTMSGVGGGIVQQSLQGNARTDGQIQGEDSAGNWGIMSLPSVLPRRVTCECGVGFTSPRLLLEHLQKHAQESYTCPTCGETVNSWADYEVHLQIHMHPQHQLVKGVQPQRSQPVLLRLPQPAKSMLPPLQKPPHPEPSQHLHPLSVKKGQRIVCTRCGNSFATRCSLRRHISWNRCKGVRATNPPTNPPKTFHCSHCNSDFPNSISLMFHQRNGACKPAIKPVRCPICLRWFGTMDSLQKHLLTHKQSDSFRCDVCQGTYRSLKSLKNHRRRIHRILIGQPKPTPHEPLTSECHLNLTD; encoded by the coding sequence ATGCTGGGGTTACAGGGAAATGCTTCAGCGCCTAAAGTGTATCGCTGTGTGGCGTGTTCAGAAACCTTCACTGGATTAGCCTCCCTGCTTGTACATCAGGCTACTCATGCGAATACCGACTCAAAGAACTCTACTCCTCCAACAAGGCCTAACAACAGCCTGCAGGAAACCCAGTTTGCGAATGAAGTCTCAGCTGCTGAAAAGTCTGCTTCTCCAGCTCGTCTGCCTGAGAGCCCTGCATcttctttttacatttgtgattgTGGGGATGAATTTCTGGACTTCCATCTCATGCTGGAACATAAACGTTCACATGTCTGTCAGCTACAGCAGCCTGTGGTTGACAATATTGCCCTGTCTGGTGAAACAGGGAGTGATAATTTTTTTCCAACCCAGCAGACATTATTCGCCCCTGTTATTCAGACCGGTTTAGACCTCAGCTCCCCCTCCACCTCCAAGTCCTCTGGCTCTGAGGTACCCACATCAAATGCGCTTTCAAGAGATATGGCCTTGGAAGACGACGTTGCCATGGCAACCCCTCCTCATGGCCAACGCACACCCCCTCAAGATGTCAGTGTGAAACCAATTGAGGCCGTGTCTACCACAGCAGAGCCCTTGCCAGAGAGCGAAGAAGACATGGATTTGGAGGACAACATCGATTCTGTCCCCCACTCTGAACGGGtggaaaatgtgcaaaaaaacaacatcctcATGAAGCTGTTGGCATCTGCGTACCAGAACTGTTTGCCACCTCCTGTGTCTGAGAATGAAAGCGAAAACAAAGTCGTTCCCAAGCAAGAAGACATTCCTGTTGAAATAACTCCAGTTACTAAAGCTGATATGTCTCCAGGCAACGACCTCTCCATTGTCCAGTTGAGGCGATTGCTTGCTAAAcctggaataaaaacaaaagctccACCCATCAGCAGAATTCTGGAATCAAGTAAGAAGCGGGTCGTCTCTCTTACTAAGACTCTTTCTCCTGTTGTGGTTCTGGAGACCCGTCAAAAGCTCATGGATCCGACTTGCAAGGGCCTTTATGGAAGATATCAATGTGGCCGCTGTCGTAAAGTTTTTCATAACTTGGACAGATTGACAGAGCATCATTTTTTGCACAAAAAGGAAAGGATTAAATGTTGCCGCCGCTGCAAACAGCTCATTATTGGGCGGCTGCCTTTTTCTGACAATCACGTCTGTCCTCAGATAAGCAAAAACTGTCTCCGGCCAGCAAAGCGTCTTCCAAACAAGTCACCCTTCGCCCCCAAAATAGTGCCATTTCATAGTCTGAACAATGccaaaaaggttttcttctgtCCAGTGTGCAAAAACAGCTATGCACGAAGGTGGAACCTCAAAACACACCGTTGTCATGGTCCAGCGTCGGGTGTCCCGAGGCACATCGGTCCCTCATTTCAGAGAATGTTTGCAATGAAGTCTAACCTTGGTGCCAAAACTGAAAGAGTTGAAGATGCAAATGGAGAGTTTAAGAGTGTCGCCGTAGGAACTGAAGTAAAGGCTCACATCAAGGTGGAGGGAACTTCTTCGGATTCAGGGCTGTCCACAGTTTCACCGTTGGCTTGGACTCCTCCTGCAAAAAGATTTCCTCCATTTACCTTAAAAACCTCCATGATCGATTCGCTTCAGGATCCCTCAGTAGCTTCCCCTGAGGAAGCGGATGAAAGCTGGAAAATAGAAGAGCTTAAGGGGGAAAACGGCAATGAGGGGCAGTGGACAATGCCCTTAGATGATGAAATGCAGGTGCTCAGTTCCACCGACAAACCTGAAGACGACAGTCAGCTGACGCAGTCTGGAATTGTCGAACACGCAGAGATGGCCCCCCATAGtctgcctttttttttcattgaaggTGTAAAGCGTTACCCTTGTAACAGGTGTCACAAAACCTACAGTAAGGCCTCAACTTTGAGGCGTCACCTGCGACTATGTGGGATCAGGCCACCTGGGTTTGAGACTGTAGCTCAGACTCAGGCTCAAAGTGCCACGACTCTAAACGCCGGTTATGTGAAACCCATGTTTACCTGCTTTGTCTGCGGGAGGGCTTTCAATCGCAAGGACAACATGATGACTCACAGGAAGAGATGTCAGCTGAAGCGAACAATGTCTGGTGTGGGTGGAGGGATCGTACAGCAGAGTTTGCAAGGCAATGCGCGCACTGATGGTCAAATCCAGGGGGAGGACAGTGCCGGGAACTGGGGCATCATGTCACTGCCATCTGTGCTCCCAAGGAGGGTCACATGCGAGTGTGGGGTCGGATTTACATCCCCAAGGCTTCTTCTGGAGCATCTACAGAAGCATGCACAGGAATCGTACACATGTCCGACCTGTGGAGAGACCGTGAATTCCTGGGCTGACTATGAAGTTCACCTGCAGATCCATATGCATCCTCAGCACCAGCTGGTGAAGGGAGTGCAACCACAGCGATCACAACCTGTTTTACTTCGACTGCCACAGCCCGCTAAGTCCATGCTTCCACCTCTGCAGAAACCGCCACACCCAGAGCCCTCCCAGCACCTACACCCGCTCTCGGTAAAAAAGGGGCAGCGTATCGTATGCACCCGGTGTGGGAATAGTTTTGCCACCCGCTGTTCCCTTCGTAGGCACATATCCTGGAATCGCTGCAAAGGTGTTAGGGCCACAAACCCCCCCACAAATCCACCCAAAACCTTCCACTGTTCACACTGCAACTCTGATTTCCCCAACAGCATCAGCCTCATGTTCCACCAGAGGAACGGAGCGTGCAAACCTGCCATCAAGCCCGTGCGTTGCCCAATCTGTCTTCGATGGTTTGGCACCATGGACAGTCTGCAGAAACACCTGCTCACTCACAAGCAGTCTGACTCGTTCCGCTGCGACGTGTGTCAGGGTACGTACAGGAGCCTCAAATCACTGAAGAACCACCGCAGGAGGATTCATCGCATCCTGATCGGACAGCCAAAGCCTACACCACACGAACCGCTGACGTCCGAATGCCACCTGAATTTAACTGACTAA